In Thermotomaculum hydrothermale, a single genomic region encodes these proteins:
- a CDS encoding type II secretion system F family protein has protein sequence MAKFFVKARDEFGNLIENTYEAETEKQLYEKLNSLNYIPIKIQEIKKSGILSLHIFPEKITITEQILFFRQLATLIDAGVPLIQSLEIIRKQLTNEKFEKAIANVKEKIEEGLSLSEAMSLYPDIFTRMQINMVLVAEEGGVLPEILDRIALILENEKETKEKIKTATRYPKLVITALSIAFLILMWFVVPQFQKVYGKFGKKLPLPTRMLFGIYMFLKNYWWLLILIILLLYLLFRKWVNTEKGRRKFDKFKLKIYIFGPLFLKIYLERFTRVLSLMIQSGVPIVQALDIVAGVTNNVVIENAIIQVKNAILEGKTLAEPMEASKYFTDMVVQMVTIGENTGKLDYMLMKVANYYEKEVDYTIKNLSTLIEPILIAGLAVIVLFFALAIYLPMWNMMSLFK, from the coding sequence ATGGCTAAATTCTTTGTAAAAGCAAGGGATGAATTTGGGAATCTTATAGAAAACACCTATGAAGCCGAAACAGAAAAACAACTTTATGAAAAATTAAATTCATTAAATTACATTCCTATTAAAATTCAGGAAATTAAAAAAAGTGGGATTTTAAGTCTACACATTTTCCCGGAAAAAATAACCATTACCGAGCAAATACTTTTCTTCCGGCAATTGGCAACATTGATTGATGCGGGAGTCCCTCTAATTCAATCTTTAGAAATTATTAGAAAACAATTGACAAATGAAAAATTTGAAAAAGCCATTGCAAATGTAAAAGAAAAAATTGAAGAAGGCCTATCTCTGTCTGAAGCAATGAGCCTATACCCTGATATTTTTACGAGAATGCAAATTAATATGGTTTTAGTGGCTGAAGAAGGAGGTGTTTTACCTGAGATTTTAGACAGAATAGCACTAATCTTAGAAAATGAAAAAGAAACAAAAGAAAAAATAAAAACAGCAACAAGGTATCCAAAATTAGTCATTACAGCCTTATCGATTGCATTTTTAATTTTAATGTGGTTTGTGGTTCCACAATTTCAAAAAGTGTACGGGAAATTCGGGAAAAAATTGCCATTACCTACGAGAATGCTTTTTGGAATCTATATGTTTTTGAAAAATTACTGGTGGCTTTTAATTCTAATTATTCTTTTACTCTACCTGCTTTTTAGAAAATGGGTTAATACAGAAAAAGGGAGGCGGAAGTTTGATAAGTTTAAACTAAAAATATATATTTTTGGCCCTTTGTTTTTAAAGATATATTTAGAGAGATTTACAAGAGTGCTTTCTTTAATGATTCAATCCGGAGTGCCTATTGTTCAGGCTCTTGATATCGTTGCAGGTGTTACCAACAATGTTGTTATTGAAAATGCTATAATCCAGGTAAAAAATGCTATCCTTGAGGGCAAAACCCTTGCCGAACCAATGGAAGCAAGTAAATACTTCACAGATATGGTTGTCCAGATGGTTACAATAGGGGAAAACACAGGAAAACTTGATTATATGCTAATGAAAGTGGCAAACTACTACGAAAAAGAAGTGGATTATACAATAAAAAATTTATCAACATTAATTGAACCTATCCTCATTGCAGGACTGGCTGTAATTGTGCTATTCTTTGCTCTGGCAATTTATTTGCCTATGTGGAATATGATGAGTTTGTTTAAGTAG
- a CDS encoding glycosyltransferase family protein, producing the protein MNKKLNIYINYLIFLVAIIICYFNVIKNPQIYYDDFINVFNYNLLGNGFNIHSLINAITFHQGGYRPLSYLSFYLNHYIFNGQLHSFIIINVLIHFFNTMIFYHIALKLTKNKEISFFSALFWAVSPVNLFGVTYIVQRMTSLMAFFGGIGTLYYLKWEENREFKNLVLAIFFVILSTLSKESGILFIGFFLLHYYLKNGSKKDIIVVYITGGLFLIFLYFFSKNFFAVTFIRRGFSPFERFFTELRILILYIQNIFLPLQNKIYLFADIIHSKSLFTPISTLFSLILLLALVLISYLAINKDKIIALGILSFFLFHSIESTFLPLYFMFFHRNYIASFFIILAFIKLLSYLKPKFRNVIVIILIVNAMWVTVVHNMKWTFKPYYTKKNYESYKNSIVAKTNYALELEKEGKLKDALNLYLKLLKTPNRTVPFLGTVRILKKLGFNKEVIAIGKLYPHKEFALLKLMAQAYADINNISKAKKYFQKSLSDYFTPKNFLTYIAFLYENRLYDEVIFETEKFLPQLEKFTTNNILFDKIYNNKNINTKIFLLNIDCKIRLNLPINKDITLLKKSGIYNKKIENLINAIKDIKNQNYIKALKELNSIKIANIYNDLEFFIFVKKIALTLCIYDRTGEDYKFKQLIKKYSKNNVIYNNLWKELDNCY; encoded by the coding sequence ATGAATAAAAAATTAAATATTTATATAAATTATCTTATTTTTTTAGTTGCAATAATAATTTGTTATTTCAATGTCATAAAAAATCCTCAAATATACTATGACGATTTTATTAATGTTTTTAACTATAATTTATTAGGAAATGGATTTAACATTCATTCATTGATTAACGCAATAACCTTTCACCAGGGTGGATACAGGCCTCTCTCATATTTAAGTTTCTATTTAAACCATTACATTTTTAACGGACAACTTCACTCATTTATTATAATTAATGTGCTTATTCATTTTTTTAACACCATGATTTTTTACCATATTGCCCTCAAATTAACTAAAAATAAAGAAATCTCTTTTTTTTCTGCACTCTTTTGGGCAGTATCCCCAGTTAATCTTTTTGGTGTAACTTATATTGTTCAGAGAATGACTTCTTTAATGGCTTTCTTTGGGGGGATAGGCACTCTCTATTATTTAAAATGGGAAGAAAACAGGGAATTTAAAAACTTAGTTTTAGCAATTTTTTTTGTAATTCTGTCTACTCTTTCAAAAGAAAGTGGAATACTTTTTATAGGCTTTTTTTTACTCCATTATTATCTGAAAAACGGAAGCAAAAAAGACATAATCGTGGTTTATATAACAGGTGGTTTATTTTTAATCTTCCTGTACTTTTTTAGCAAGAATTTTTTTGCAGTTACATTTATAAGGAGAGGATTTTCCCCTTTTGAAAGATTCTTCACAGAATTAAGGATATTAATTTTATACATTCAAAATATTTTCTTGCCTCTTCAAAATAAAATTTACTTATTTGCCGATATTATTCATTCAAAAAGTTTATTTACTCCTATTTCAACTTTGTTTTCTTTAATTTTATTATTAGCATTAGTTTTGATCTCATATTTAGCAATAAATAAAGACAAAATTATTGCACTTGGAATATTGAGTTTTTTCCTTTTCCACAGTATTGAATCCACCTTTTTACCTTTATACTTTATGTTTTTTCATAGAAATTACATTGCATCTTTTTTCATAATACTTGCTTTTATCAAATTATTATCATATTTAAAACCAAAATTTAGAAATGTAATTGTAATTATTTTAATTGTAAATGCAATGTGGGTAACAGTTGTTCACAATATGAAATGGACATTCAAGCCATACTATACTAAAAAGAATTATGAAAGCTATAAAAATAGTATCGTTGCAAAAACAAACTATGCTCTTGAATTAGAAAAAGAGGGGAAGCTGAAAGATGCTTTAAATTTGTATCTAAAACTTTTAAAAACGCCTAATAGAACTGTCCCCTTTCTTGGGACTGTACGTATTTTAAAAAAACTTGGATTTAATAAAGAGGTTATAGCAATTGGAAAGCTATATCCTCATAAGGAATTTGCATTGTTGAAGCTAATGGCTCAAGCTTACGCTGATATAAACAACATATCTAAAGCTAAAAAATATTTCCAAAAATCCCTTTCAGACTATTTCACACCAAAGAATTTTCTAACCTATATTGCTTTTCTCTATGAAAATAGATTGTATGATGAGGTAATATTTGAGACAGAAAAATTTCTTCCACAATTAGAAAAATTTACAACAAATAATATTTTATTTGACAAAATTTACAATAATAAGAATATTAATACCAAAATATTTCTATTAAATATTGATTGCAAAATCAGGCTTAATCTTCCAATAAACAAAGACATAACCCTATTAAAAAAATCTGGAATTTATAATAAAAAAATTGAAAATTTAATAAACGCAATAAAAGATATAAAAAATCAAAATTATATCAAAGCGTTAAAGGAGCTAAATTCCATAAAAATTGCAAATATTTATAATGATTTAGAATTTTTTATTTTTGTAAAAAAAATTGCTTTAACCCTATGCATTTATGACAGAACAGGAGAGGATTACAAATTCAAACAACTGATTAAAAAATACTCAAAAAATAATGTGATTTATAACAATTTATGGAAAGAACTCGACAATTGTTATTGA
- a CDS encoding type II secretion system protein, which produces MKKNKGFTLIELVMVIVILGILAAVAMPKYQDMREEALRASAKATISNIRSAIAIFYAKSALNGTPVFPTTAELTATGQQSLFVERELPKSPIDNSNSVTEVNSDPVTCSDVTAADGYLYNPSTGEIRYNNSDDDGAGTQWCAY; this is translated from the coding sequence ATGAAGAAAAACAAAGGTTTTACACTTATTGAACTGGTTATGGTTATTGTTATCCTTGGTATATTAGCAGCTGTTGCTATGCCTAAATATCAGGATATGAGAGAGGAAGCATTAAGAGCTTCTGCAAAGGCAACTATAAGCAATATTAGATCCGCAATTGCGATCTTTTATGCTAAAAGTGCTTTAAACGGAACACCAGTATTTCCAACTACTGCTGAATTAACTGCTACTGGTCAACAGTCACTTTTTGTTGAAAGAGAACTTCCAAAATCACCTATCGACAACTCAAATTCTGTAACTGAAGTCAATTCAGATCCTGTCACATGCAGTGATGTTACTGCAGCTGATGGATATTTATACAATCCAAGCACAGGTGAAATAAGATACAATAATAGTGATGACGATGGCGCTGGCACTCAATGGTGTGCATACTAA
- a CDS encoding PAS domain S-box protein, protein MVQINTQTREVLLKIVYYGPGLSGKTTNLQKLHELVNQIQYTELFSINTMEDRTLFFDLMPFEIEALNRKIKFQVYTVPGQVHYDSTRRIILAGADGVVFVADSQKSKLQENVQSLNNLHVNLRANRLDIKTIPLVLQYNKRDLVDISSVEELENKLNFRKVPSFKAIAIEGTGVLETFEAIAIETFKNFAEKHKVVSEKELPEIILKIKNEVSKLKSYVKPKNKKIDPTDRLLKMIYQNKGGKIKDEEDILKSALNTTTKTAEKLAEVNILKNKLENKNKQLERLLKENEYMKKFLESLFQNAGVPILTFNLKGKITNWNNSAEKHFKYTVKEAKSMSFIELIPKENLLQIQNILKKVVSEKQTQNIKTTLKDRENKVLPANVVFSPITIDDNKKTVAITMIIFPE, encoded by the coding sequence TTGGTACAAATAAATACTCAAACAAGAGAAGTTCTATTAAAAATAGTTTATTACGGTCCTGGATTATCCGGGAAAACTACAAATCTTCAAAAGCTTCACGAATTAGTTAATCAAATACAATATACGGAACTGTTCTCCATCAACACGATGGAGGACAGGACCCTTTTTTTTGACTTAATGCCTTTTGAAATAGAGGCATTAAACAGAAAGATAAAGTTTCAGGTGTACACTGTCCCTGGACAGGTACACTATGACTCAACAAGGAGAATAATACTCGCCGGAGCAGACGGTGTTGTTTTTGTCGCAGACTCACAAAAATCAAAACTTCAAGAAAATGTCCAGAGTTTAAACAATCTACATGTAAATTTAAGAGCAAATAGACTTGACATAAAAACAATACCCCTTGTTTTACAGTACAATAAGCGGGATTTAGTTGATATATCAAGTGTTGAGGAACTTGAAAACAAACTAAATTTCAGAAAAGTTCCAAGTTTTAAAGCAATTGCAATAGAAGGGACAGGGGTGCTTGAAACCTTTGAAGCAATAGCAATTGAAACCTTCAAAAACTTTGCTGAAAAACACAAGGTTGTCTCTGAAAAAGAGTTGCCTGAAATTATTCTAAAAATAAAAAATGAGGTTTCAAAACTAAAATCTTATGTTAAACCAAAAAATAAAAAAATAGACCCCACTGATAGGCTTCTTAAAATGATTTACCAAAATAAAGGGGGAAAAATTAAAGACGAAGAAGATATTCTTAAATCAGCCCTTAATACCACAACAAAAACCGCTGAAAAATTAGCAGAAGTTAACATACTAAAAAATAAGCTTGAAAACAAGAATAAGCAATTAGAAAGGCTACTTAAAGAAAACGAGTACATGAAAAAATTTCTTGAATCTCTTTTCCAGAATGCTGGCGTACCTATTTTAACCTTTAATTTAAAAGGGAAAATTACAAACTGGAATAACTCAGCCGAAAAACATTTTAAATACACGGTAAAAGAAGCAAAAAGTATGTCTTTTATTGAATTAATACCAAAAGAAAATCTTTTGCAAATACAAAATATCCTGAAAAAAGTTGTATCTGAAAAACAAACCCAAAATATAAAAACAACTCTAAAAGACAGAGAAAATAAAGTTTTGCCTGCTAATGTAGTCTTTTCGCCAATAACAATTGATGACAATAAAAAAACAGTCGCAATAACAATGATAATTTTCCCTGAATAA